TTGGATCGCCGGACGGCCTTCTCCCCCCAGGAAGACCACCGGATCAGATCGTCGTCGTGCCCCGATCCAAACATATCAGTCCCTCCTCCTCTAGCAGCTCAGGCAAATCGCCTATCCCGTCCAAAGTCCTCCAGGCACCGGCGGCCTCAAGATCCTCCCTGGAGAAATTCCCGGAAGCCAAGCCGACTCCTCTCATACCGGCGGCCACGGTGGTTCTCATGTCTATGTCGGTATCCCCGACGTAAAGGGTCCCATCGGGGCTTCCTCCCAATTCTTTCATGGCAGCAAGGATCATGTCGGGCTCCGGCTTGGGACGGTAGAGATCGCCCAGCCCCATTACGAGATCGAAACGATCGAAGATCCCCACTGCCTTGACCACCGGCTCCGCGACGTGCCTGTTGGTGGCTATCCCGATCCTCAGGTTCATAGCCTTGAGCTTATCGACGGCGGGAATCGTTTCCGGAAACGGCACTATTCCCGCATACTCCGTCTCGCTGAAGATCCGACGATATTCGGAGAGACAATTTTCGTCGTACTCCCCCCATAGGGAGTGAAGTCCCTTCGCCAGAGGTATGCCGATTATTCCCAAGACCTGCTCTCTCGTAACCTTGGGGAGCCCCATTTTTTCGGCTACGGCGTTCATACAGTCGGTTATACCCTGACTGCTGTCTACCAGGGTCATGTCAAAGTCAAAAAGGACGACCTCGATCAAAAAAATCACCTATCTCTCGATTTGAATTATATACAACTCGAGGGGTAACCGGAAAACTCATCCCGGTCCCCCCCGAAAACCCCTTCTATCCACCCATGGAGAGCCACAAAAAGAGCAGGGGTCATCCCGCCTGCGCCCTGTCTCGCCCGAACGACTTCTCGACCTCTAAGAGGATCAGCGTCTCTAGAGGTGCTCCTTAGAAGGACGGTAAAAATCCACGTGAACCGACTCCCGTAACACCATTCCTCCATCCATAGCCTCGTCCAAAAAGGACGCGAAATCATCCAGTTTTTCCGTGGTGTCGACTATCTCTATTATTATGGGAAGATCTTCGGAAAGACGGAAGACCTCGGCAAAGTGAATCTTGGATCCAGCTCCAAAACCGGCAAGCCCTTTGAAGACGGTGGCCCCTGCCAGACCCCTTCGCCTAGCTTCCTCAAGAAGATACCTATACAGAGGACGACCGTTTCGACAATCACCCTCGCCGATATAGACTCTGAAACGCTCCCATTCTTCGTGTCGAACAGTCATATCTCCCAACCTCCTCAGAGCAATCTAGCCAAGACTACACCGCCCCAAGCGGCACCGATCCCCAGGAGCTGACTTCCCAAAAGGTAGAAAAGGGTCGCACCGACTGCGGAGGAAGATAACAACCGAAAACCCTCGAAGGTCATGGTTGAAAAAGTCGTAAAGGATCCTACAAAACCGGTCAAGACCATAAAGGCCAGAGGACCGGACAAAAGATAACGTTCGTTGGCCAAGGTCCACAGAAAACCGAAGATCAGACACCCTATAACGTTAACAACCATTGTCCCCAAAGGAAAGGTTCCTCCGAAACGTTCCTGAACCCACCCTCCCAGACCATACCGGCAGAGAGCTCCCAAAGCGCCTGCTCCCATCATACAGGCTATTTTCGACATCGTCATAACCACCTTTTCAGCATGCCC
The sequence above is a segment of the Dethiosulfovibrio faecalis genome. Coding sequences within it:
- a CDS encoding HAD family hydrolase; translated protein: MIFLIEVVLFDFDMTLVDSSQGITDCMNAVAEKMGLPKVTREQVLGIIGIPLAKGLHSLWGEYDENCLSEYRRIFSETEYAGIVPFPETIPAVDKLKAMNLRIGIATNRHVAEPVVKAVGIFDRFDLVMGLGDLYRPKPEPDMILAAMKELGGSPDGTLYVGDTDIDMRTTVAAGMRGVGLASGNFSREDLEAAGAWRTLDGIGDLPELLEEEGLICLDRGTTTI
- a CDS encoding fluoride efflux transporter FluC, with the translated sequence MSKIACMMGAGALGALCRYGLGGWVQERFGGTFPLGTMVVNVIGCLIFGFLWTLANERYLLSGPLAFMVLTGFVGSFTTFSTMTFEGFRLLSSSAVGATLFYLLGSQLLGIGAAWGGVVLARLL
- a CDS encoding DUF190 domain-containing protein, which produces MTVRHEEWERFRVYIGEGDCRNGRPLYRYLLEEARRRGLAGATVFKGLAGFGAGSKIHFAEVFRLSEDLPIIIEIVDTTEKLDDFASFLDEAMDGGMVLRESVHVDFYRPSKEHL